The sequence AGATCCCTGCGTCTCTTCCTGGATCTTGGAGAAAGCTCTACAGACGAGGAGCATGTTCAAACATACCTCTGGCTGGGGCGGAGctacaaagacagagggaggagtcATGACATCAGGACGTGTTATGAAATGGGGCTACTTATTGCACTACATGCTAGAAACTTGCACAGTAagtacaaaatgacacattgatGACATTTTGCTTTGTAGAAGTTAGATAAGCTATCACCTgcagccagttagcttagcttagcaatGAAATGTAAGGTATTGTCAGCTTTGCCATATCTGTgataatatcaatcaatcaatcaatcaatcaatcaatcaatcaatcaatcaatcaatcaatcagtcaatcaatcaatcaatcaatcaatcaatcaatcaatcaatcaatcaatcaatcaatcaattaatcaattaatctttatttgtgtagcgccaaattAGAAtgaatgttatctcaagacacttttacaaccatagcaggtctagaccatactctatgttaaattattaacagagatcCAAccccaagacaggataagactcagtcttatctcatcctaATTCCACCATTaccattgcaccttgcagtatttagctagtaacagcggtgaggacaaacttccttttaacaggcagaaacctcgagcagccACATTAGAGCAAGCTTAGGGAAGTGGAAACTACAGAGACCATCTTCCTATGAGTGCCCTTCATCCCTTGCACTCTGTTCGCTGCCTCAGCAAACTTGGCAGATGCCAGATAGAGAGGAACATAAAGATGATAATAAATTGTTGATACTCTAGCAGTCTTCCAAATGGTTTGTAGAAGCATTTGGATTTCTCCTTGTCAAGAAATTAGACAAAAGAAAGGCTGACCGGCAAAAAATCAACAATAAAAACCCCACTATGTTGACACTTTAAGACTGCGGTGGCCTGCACGTCAGGAATGCAAGTAATAGGAGAAACCATTGGGCAAATTGTCACCATGAAAAGATTTGagaagataaaatgttaaacatctAGCCAGGCCCTAGATTCTAGAGGAAGCGTTCACAGCCTGATTTCCTCATAATGATATCAAAGCTCAGCAGATCACAAGATGTATCAATGATTATATATGGTCAACAATGAAGGATTCAGTAAACATGCTAGAGCCAGAGTCTAAATTCCCATCACAGTCCTACTTTTGTCAAACACTATAACCAGCTCcctacaaagaaacaaaggttAATGTTGCACACACCGCCTCAAGCAAGCAGAGAGCAACTCACTCActgtggatggatggacttcACAAGCTACTGAAGAGCTGTATAAACAGGATTGTTTTTCCCAAgtcttcagatttttttttttttttttgaaaaccgCAGTAAATACCGTACCGTGGACTTGTTACCTTTATATTGTCATGCTGTGAGATTCTGATACATCCCTACCTAGCTTAGTTTCGCTTAGCTGAAAGATTAGCCTATCATCAGTCACATATCAACATGCCATATCTGTTATTTTAATCCACACAAAAGCCTCACTGTTAAAACAAGGTCAGTTGTGGTACCGGACGGAGCCAAACAAGCTGTTACACATATTTGCAAAGCTGAGCTGACTGCTTCTCTGGGacaaaaaaagtgaataaaCTTAATTACTAAACGTTGTATTTAGTTTTGTAATATTTGCACACAAAATAACCCACAACCAGCCATAATGTAATATGAGAGCTACAAAAGAAACATCTATTCTATGACTCAAAATGTTGACTACGTTTAATGACTTTAAAATAGTATGAATATTACTCATAACAACTTGTGTGGCTGATAAAAAAATGGAGgagtatatatttgtttattatcagtttttaaattaaagcatATGAGATATGAGGTGTGCAGAACTAAAACATAACAGTTAAGAACTGGCCTTCACAACGCCACTTGTGGATACATAAAGTAATGATAAAACTGTTTGTGAACTCTCTGAAATATTTGTGctgtgacttttttttcattcataaattCCATTACATCTGTGATACACTACAGTTGGCAAATGCTCCAGCCAAAGTACAGGAAACATCAGCTCCCACTTAAACGCCTGTCCATTATCAGAAATGTCTCAGAGAGTACTCAGGAAGATGTAACATATCTGGGGTATTTTCTCTCAGGTCAGATGGTGGTGGCCAAAGTGCTGAGTCGGCTGTATGCTGACATAATGCTGTACGGACAGAGTATCGTCTACTACGagcactgtgtgtctgtgtccagAGAGCTGAAGGACAAGAGGCTGGAGGGAGAGTATCTGGAAATCCTCAGCAGCCTCTACCTCTCACTCAACACAGAGAAGTTAGTTTATGTCTCAGTGTCTCACACACTCTTATTCCCTCTCAAAATTTTTCATCATGACTCGGATATTAATTTTAAACTGTGAATTTTGGTTTGCAGATCATCTCGTAAATCTTTGGACTACACTAAACAGAGTCTGAGGATTTCTATAGATCTggggaagagagaagaggaatcAGAGACGTGGCTGCAGGTGGGACGAATCTATTACCTCATCCAGGAGGACGAGCTTGCTGACATGTACCTGCAGGTGAGGAGATTGCAATATATACGGCTGTTGTGAAGTTTGTGAGGTTTCATTCAGTATAACAACTCAGTTGTGTTAATTTAACACCTCGCCACTCTCACTAGGATGTGGGAGATTGCTCTAATGAAAATGATGGGGTTACaggttttgttttaaaggtCGCTACCAAAAGGTTTACCAGTGTAGGATTAACTTAATTTACAAAACAATTACAACAGACAATAAAAGGAGAGaggcaataaaagcaaactgacaataaaagcagaggtaaaatgttaaaaattaaaatacattcacaaaataaaagcttcactaTAAAGTTGGGgcttgagtagtgaaataaaattaggGACTGACTCTGGGAGTCTGATCTcttctggcaggctgttccacagtcagGGGCtctgacagagaaggccctgtcacctttagtttttagtctagaccgtgatacagcaagcagagcactgctagaggatctcagactgcgtcctggtttatggggggataaaagctcagaaatgtattgcggggcgagtccatgttgtgctttaaatgtgattaaaagtatcttaaaatcgatcgtaaaaacaacagggagccaTTGTAGGGATGCTAAAATTGGGGTGATGTGGGGATTATTTTGTTCTAGTTAAAAGCCAGGCTGctgtgttttgcactgtctgaaGTCGGTGGATTGATTTTTGGTTAAGACAGGTGTACAatgagttgcagtagtcaaggcGGAAGGAAATAAAAGcgtgaattatttttttctaaatctatAACCACAAGAAATATCTGTTCAACCAAGCTGAGTGCAATATTTACTCTTTAATAATCAACCCAGAAGGTTTAAAaggcaacatttaaatgtttacattaagttttgtgaaaatacaaatattagaCACTTTAGATAATCATTCAACAGAGAAACATATCACTTTTTTTGTCATGTAGGTACCCTTAAAATGTagcataagataagataagagataagatatactttatttgtcctccgttgggggaaattcttcaGGACAGGGAAATACAataatgtactaacatagttaaaaattataataacaataataatagcaatgacaagggtaaaatataataaaataaaataagtaaaaataaaataaaatatggcaactattacagatatatacacatacatacatgtacacTTCTATCAAATTAAATGGACACCACTTGGCAACAACTATAAACAACTACAACCCTTCacgcaaaaacaacaacaataacaaattgAGGAACAAACGATTATTTTGCCTACATGTTTCCCCACACGCTCACAGTCACtccaagacacaaacaaaaaccaTCACATACTGTTTCCGGGAATGCTCTTCTCACGAGACAAACGTTCAGGGAAGCAAAGTAACAGCTTAGCTAAACCCTCCTCTACTCATGAAGCACAAATCCGACAGGTAGTACTCACACAGTCTGTCTGGAGCAGTCCTCTCGTCAAGGAGCAGAAATTCAGTGGGTAACACAAGTAGTTCAAATGGAAACAGCTAATCCTTGTCGGGTATCACAGATGAAAAACATGCTgaagcagcaacagaaagttcccaGAGTCATTCCCGTTCGTAGGACCTAGACTTCTCTTTAACTTCGCGTTAACTTCTTGAAAACACCCTCACGCATCACTTAACTACACATTAAGGAAACGTAGAGTAGCTTCGTTAACTATAGGGTTCTTCTGACGACTGAAACGTAAACAGTGCAACACGCAAGCTCATTAATGTGTCTTTTATCTCTTAACAAATGCAATGTAAcaatttcactttcactttaatTTCCCTGCTTTTTTACtgccatatttattattaaattaatttaaccCCTTAGTCACCACCAGGCTACATCGACTttcaaaatatgtgttttttaattttattgtaccATTGGATGTGCATTGGATGTGCATTGAATATTGATTGATGATCTAATCTGATTGATAGGCTGCAGTGAAGACAGCCCTCAGGATGAATGATCCTAACTTTGCCATGAGCATCTATGAGGAAGCAGGAGACGTCTACTTTAAAGGCCACAGGAACAGAGTGGCTTCACTTCCTTTCTTCAGGGTAAGAgggaaacaattaaaataaacatagttTAATTTTACTTAGATACAAGGAAATCtatgaaaaaaagacacataCCTACCTCTCTAATGTTAAAGTTTTGTACAAATTATACAAATCATTTTTGTGGATGCTAAAGGAGACTCATAACTTTAATGTGCTTTCATTTGAACATCTTTGTGCTCATTTCTGGTTGCTTTTcaaggtttttttgttttctgaactTATTCAACTAAATTTTGTTTGGCTTCAGGATGGCAGCCTGCCATTTGCACGGAGCATCAAGGACATTCATTCAGAGTTTCGTTTGTTGAGTAAACTGACTGAGCTGTTAATGGACCTGGACGAGCAGGAGGAGGCTCTGCAGTATGCAACACTGGCTGTTCAGACTGCCAGCAAAACAGGTACAGAGAATAATCACGGCATATCCAAGAATCTGTGACTTTACACTGTTAAAttgtaattaaaattaaaagccTACTTTCTTTATAAGACTTTTGCTTTTTTAGAAAGGCTTAAGCAGACgtcattgttgtttttctgcaggtATGCAAGTGAATGAGAGGACAGCTTACCACCGACTGGCTACAGTCTACTATAAAATGCAGCAGTATGAGATGGCTGAAAACTACTACCTCAAGTCCCTGTCCCTCAGTCCACCCATTCTGCAGCACCCTACAGAGGCTCGCTACTACACCAAGGTCTACTGCAGACTGGGCAATCTCACTCTTCACAATCTGAAGGTACAACAGCAGACAGGAAAAGATGCAGTGTTCTTCCAGTAAACACACTGAAGTTTTCACATCTACAGTACACATAGTTAATGAAAATCAGgcattttaatgtaaagatAACGTGTTTAATTTAGATGATACCTGATCTGATTCTCATTTGTGTGCTCTCCAGGATGCTTATGATGCAGTGGGTTACTTCCAGTTGGCTCTGGCCGCGGCTCTTGAGGACGAGGCTAACCCTGAGGCTCTTTACGTGGTGTACATGAAACTGGCTGAGATCCACGGCAACCACATGCCCGACGCTCAGCTCTGCCAAGTTTACAGAGACAGAGCCCAGAGTCTGAAACGAGTTCTGGCTGGAGAGggaggtgctgctgctgttggaaTGATAAACGCGGACGATGCAGCCACAGAGCCGGGCCAAAAGAGGGAAACAGACTCTGATGTGGAATGTACAGAACGTTTGGCTGAGAGAAAAAGCAATTGCACTTTTACATCTGAAAATGCAAAACATGAAGAGAACTCATTTCTAGGAGACACTAACGGGATAGGAGATGAGAAAAGTTGTCATCCTGATACAGATGGGGCATTTGTTGATGCCTATGAGACAGAAACCATGGCCAGTCATTCTTACAGTGACAGTATTTTTACTGAGTCCTTTGACACGGCGAAGGAGCACATCACAGactccagcagctcctctgacactctGCAAACATACCAGGATCAAAAAGATGGGAAAAGCTCCTCCTTTGATGCTGCACACAGCATATACAGCCACATACCTggtaaacacacaagggacatTACAAGACTCTCAGAAAACACAGATCCTGATTATCAGAGTGAACAGAACACGCTAACTGCTCATGCAGAAGAAGATGTCAGTCTTACAGACAATCAGCATGATACTGACCACACAGAGACTGTTAGTGTAAACACTGATAAAGCTGAGGACAACACCTCTgaccacacagagagagataaatCTGGTGACGCACACAGTGAGCACTTGGATTTAGATGACGTCTACACATAGTCTGGTTCAGAGACACTTAACGTACTTCACTGACATTTCCATTTTCTGGTCACATGTTTGTCGACCAGAAAACTGACTCCAACGTTCCAGCCACATGGCACTTATTGTAGGAAAAAGATGTTAATACTGAGATTTAGTACATTAAAGCATGTGCCTTTGGTTTAATATATTTAGAGATTATCACACTGTTGTACTGTGCTtgtaatatatgtttttttaatgtcttttgtATCTCTGGAAGATatgacttcaaaataaagaatgttatttttttcctaATGGACTCCATCCATTCAGTTATGATGATATTACACTGGCTTTGAGTGTAAAGAAAGCACAACAAGGTTagggaaaacacaggagggaatcagatcaaataaaagaaacaatatcATAAAGTCAAACAAggtttcatttagcagacaaaTACATTTATGGTGCTTTGACATCTTGATGTTTGTTCCAGGCATTTAGCTCCTTGACCCAGGTTGTTCAGATAAATGGGGACAAAGCATTCAGACGTTGATGCAGAGGCAAACAAGCAAGCTGAGATTGCCAAGAAGTGGTGGTCTCAGCTTTGAAGTGAAAATGTGATCAAACCAGCAACCAAATCAAACAGCAGCCTGACTCATCGCATTCAAGTAGTAGGCCAGTAGTGTAACGAATCCAGGTAGGACCTACAGTGCAGACAAAACGGAGGCACGGATGAAGTCTTGAAAACAGGGTCTTAATGAGATAACTTGCAGGTGGCGTTCAGGTTTCCAGGGTGCATTATAGATGGTGAGTGGTTCTGGAGCTGGGCGTTTGGTTCTTGAAAAGTTGCTTTGGAGATCAgggcacagagagagacaatttggattaaaaaaaaaaaaaacatatttcaagagGGCCTGAGCTGCATACCATGCTTGGTGAACAGACGATCTGACGATGAGTGGAGGACTGAGCCGGGCTTAAGTACTGCAGAGAGAGCTGATGGCTTGATTGATGATtagcagcaggtgagcagacttGATTGCAGCAAGGTGAGTTGAGTCCATCTCCAGGTGagcagacaaacaagacaaacacagagaaagggAAACAGTGGAAtaaaagggagggaaggagacaaGAAACCTCACAAGTAGTGACAGATGCAGAAATACAGTGACTTGGCAATTTCAGTGACAGCTAACTTTACTCATTGTCTCTATCCAATTCTACATCAGCAGAGGAGCTGGTGCATGGCTTCGCAACATCACTTGACAATATCTATAAATTGACAACATTTAGTTCAGATAACTTAGTCTAGCGCATCTAACCAGGAGTATTTGTCCTTCTCATAACTAATCCACAACTTTTGGGGGTCTCATATCTCACATACTGCTGTTGGAGTTTGGTGGCCTTCATGGTAATCCCTCAGCTGAGCAGCGAAAGCCCCTCTCCTTAATGTGCTGAGTTTTTAAGTTATGTGTTTCTGTAAGTGGTTTCTAATATTTGACAAATATGCCAGAATGTCCAAGAGGCATTTAACCTAACTGCTTCAAGTGAACTCAGGTCGGTAACTGGTTAATGTTAGTTAATGTCTTTCGAAAAAGGAGGCTGTGACATAATGATGTAAAGATGCTGTGATTTGTACTTtagcacaaaacaaaaaaagacacaagtTGAATTGCAACAatgtataattttaaaaagccaaggaaaccACTGAAGAGTCCAAATTAAGATACGTTTAAAGCCTGTAGTACTACTGGAATAGTTTTTGCTTCTATACTTCATTTTTTGAAACTGTGCATAGTTACACATTATTTTGGGTGTGGCAGATTTGACTGACAATTTGGcgcattgtagctgtttgcaagTAGACTGAAAGAGCCTCAACTtcacctctttctctgtttctagATTAGAGTCACAATTTCAAAATCAGGGACCATCATCTTAATGtcacttgagaaaaaaaatgggcAACGTCACTGAGAGTACAGCCATGTTTTATATATGCAGTCTGTGATACATAGGTCTTACTTCCCTGGCAATGCAGTTAAGGATCTAatccaacattgtttttaatgagAGTTTGAACTAAAATTAGTGTTTCTCTTTAGTTGTAGTCTACATCTACAGAACAATGGACACTCCTTTGCACCAACGACTCATCGACGACTGAGAGTGTTAACGACTCAGCTAGTCGATGACTTTTAATTGACTTCAATCATCTTTTGCATACTCCTTTGTCCCTGTATCCTGAAACCTTCCACATTTCTACATCTGTCCACAAATCCGTTTAAAACTGAGGGAGCCTAAAGGAGAGAGTTTAAGTCAGTTGATGTTTGGATCAAGCTTGAATTGCCAAAACCTGGATGAGTGGGAACCTTCAAAGACAACCTCAGCTATTTCCAAACTAACCCCCGTAAGGTCAGTAATAGAGCTTTATTTTAAAGAGTCTCAATAGTTTCAGTTGTAAATAGTTATGTAGCTATAATAGCTGTGTTGGCTATTACTTTTCCTATGTTGGGCCCATTTTAGCTGTTtctagtttttatttaaaacaggtAACCATAACAATCTCAATTCAAatccagattttaaaaatcatcGCCTGAGCTGATTCTGCTCATTTGTTCTTGTAGCATTGATCGTGTTGGCTGTTCTTTAGGCGAGCTATTCAAGCTTTTTAGAAAATTCAGTCGATTGAATTGTATTTCTCTTTTGTATTGTTATAGCACAGCTCATGTAACTATGTTTATGTGGCCTTTACAGAGGAAAATATCAATGTCCTTCCTGGAAGGAAGCAGAGGGATCTACAGACCCATCATGGTATGTCAAAGAGTTTCAATTGGTTTTAGACTTTAAATATCTAAATTATTCCATTATATGACTACAACTTCATATAAGATTGTTTTATCTCTCCAAAGGTGCTGTTCAACACACCCATCTACAACcgagctctgcagctctgctggCATGAACGCAGTTACAAATCTCAGGTGAGTCCTACCATCTTTCATTAGcaacacaaatagaaaataaaagttcTAAATCACTCTGTCTTATCATGCTTGGAAATAAATTATTTCCTTATTTCTGCAGATTGCCCTGGTGGTGGGACTCCTTAAGCTTCAGCAGAAAAATCAGATCCCATCTCAGGTGACTGCTGAAGACATGACCAGCTTGATTTTTGAGAAGAGCACCGGAAATCTTAGAGAACGGTGAGTTACAGAACTAAGATatacagaaacatctcaaactcTGCTAATGTCAAACTAGTATCACTTGGATGATGAAGAGATAAATATTCTTTGTTGTTTCTATTTGAAGCTTTTGGGAGTTTGAACTGGAGGGTTTGGATGAGGACGAGGCCAAGCCACTAATGAAACTGGTAAGACAAAAACCTGTTGAAAACTTTTGAGTAAATGGTTACATTTATCATCCAAATATGGCAAAACTGCATTCAGTATCTTATTCATTGTTTCAGGTTTGGTCTGTGAATGTCAACAACAAGATGAGGGATGTTGAGAATGAAGCAAAGGTGCTCCTCAACTCTCAGGAGGCCTTACCTCCTTATTTTAAGTGAGTCACATTTCATGTATTAAACTTTTATTAACTTTTACATTTAACTGtttttgattttagtgtttctgtgtgttttaatctAAAAAACTCTCACCCACAGACATCCTAAACTCCTCAGTGTGGTTAAAGATTATGCAGAGATCCTGAGTCACAGGCAGAAGGAGGCTCCCAGTGCCAGACTGCTCCGTCCACAAGAGGTGGTGCTGGAAGTTGTCCCCAAAGTCCTGCAGGGCTTCTGGGTGCTACCTCTACAACCCCTCTTAAACATGCCTTCCCGGCAGCTCAGTATAATGTCTGTTGGGGTCACAAAGGCAGTCATGGACGGGGTCTCCTCTACTCTAACGACTTTGAGACATCAGGCCATCTTCTCCCGCTCCATCAGAGATGAAATGATCCAGTCAATCCTCGCAAAGATCAGAGTGGCGTGTCCTTATGACATCTTGGTGGACAGGATCGAGGCCTTCTCACCAGTACTGCTGAATGACATTGTTGAAGTCGCAGTGGGACAGATTTGTGAGATGTTTCAATCCCAGAGCTGTGAAGAGCCAGTTCATCTGACCTCCACTGTTGATCCTCCAGCCAGCACTCCAGTCCAGGATCAGTTTAACTGGGCTCTAACTGAGGAGGGGACAAGCTCTGATgaggactctgctgctgtttctcctcctcctcctctcccataCCCTGCTGAACCTCCATCCATATCTGTGACTCAGAAGAGCTTTGCAAATGACATGACTGAAATAGAGCAGCAAACGTTAAGTCAAGAGGAAAGTTATTCTACTGTGTCTTCTCCACCAGCTCCACTGCCCCCTACTGAACCCCAATCTAAGCTTCAAGCCCAAAAGGACATGTATGAAAAGACAGTTGTGGAGAAGCTTCAAGCTCTGCAGGCTCTGAACATTAACGCACACATTAACAGGGTCTTCGCTGCAATGCGAGATGGAGTCTTCAAGACCAACTCTgctgaaacagagcagaggaccTTCAGTTCAGAGGCAGACTGTCCGGGATATCCTTACTCATCTGTtctgaagaacagagagggtAAGAATGAAAGTCAAAAACTCACAGCGGATCAGATTCAGCTGCATTTCCTGCTTTTAAACCTCCGTTAACTTCCTGCAGAGGactgaagcctggtttatacttgtgtgtgtgtgtgtgtgtgtgtgtgtgtgtcagtgtgtgtgtgtgtgtgtgtgtgtgtgtgtgtgtgtgtgtgcttgagtgtgtgtgcgtgcgtgcgtgcgtgcatgcgtgtgtcgAAGTGTCTTGAATGCTGATTGATTTTTAAGACTAAATGCTAAAGAAAATGCCAGAGTGTAACAGTTTTCAAATAAACATCTGTGGTTGCAAGTATTGTCGCATATCAAAATTTAATCAATGTTGATACACTTTTTGGTCCTAAGATTCTTTCTTAATGAATGAAACATCTCGTACCTGCTTTCAAAAAGTCTGAACTGTATTATTCACAGtagaaatattttaacaacatagCAACATAACAACAATAGAGCTTTGTAACAAATGTGAACAATCCTTATTAACTATACAGCCATTGTCACACAGACAATACTCAGTAAGCTGACAGAATGGAGTTCTGTCTTAGTAtgaggtttttaaaaatgtgcgaCATTGTTAGCCCGAGCTTTTGGAATGAGTAGAACAGACATCTGACTTAAccccaagagaaaaaaaaatcagaatgcAGGTTCAGTATAGGGGAAGTTTTAATTTATGTAATAGGAagttgaagctttgttttatgatctacttattttttttcttcctcaaacTGAAATGGTGTTTCATAAAAGCCATAATGACATTGAAAAGAGGGATTGCTgaccaaagaaaacagagagattaATGGTGAAGAGAACACCTCACAATTCTTCCAATAAGAGACCTTGAATCACAGAATTATGAAATATATGatattacacatttttaatactATTTACACTTCTTAGATTAGATTTGATTAGATGAGATTTGATTagatgtactttattgatcGCCCATTCGGGGAAAtttgtttgttccagcagcttacaacacgggacatgAGAATACAACactgtacttacatagttaaaaaaaaaaaataataataataatgggaAAAGTGaatctaaataataaaaattaaagcaaatataacagatatatacagatatatacactTCTACACCTCTATCTTATGAATTGATAGTAAAGTAAGTTATTGCACCGATAAAATCACACCAAGTTTTTATGAGCACACTCAGTACAAAAAACACTTCTCGCACAGTCATGCACATGTGGAGTCAAAACACAAATGAGAAGATTTTTCTTGTATTTGGACCTTTAAAAAAGAGGCAGCACATTTACTGGGACAGTGCTGCAAGTCTTAAAGGCTCCACTAGAGGGAGCTATCACGTTGATTTTGTACTTTGCTTTTAAAGCCAACATATTGGTGTTATTCCTCAGAGCAGCCAGAAGAGGGCGGTGAAAGGTAGTTCCTGTTTGCAGCTGTGATGCAGCAGCTCCTGCAGAAACATTTAACAGGAACAGAAGTGAAGAGAATAGATATCTGTCATGTGTCTGGATATGGCAGCAGTCCAAAATCAGCATAAAATAATTTCCCTCTGGTCACAGGTTAGGGTTCAATTTGACTAAAATCTAATAAAGACAATTTTGTTTGCAGGAATCTTCTTGTGTGAGATTACAACAGGTGATGGTTTATATCAAAACATATTTCCTGACAGTGTTTGAAATACAGACAGTAGACTTGAGTGGTTTTGTCAGCACATCAAGTGCAGTTGGAATGTAATCAGTTTTGAAGAAATTGCATGCCTAATAAAATTTCTCATTTTGGAGTAATAAATTATTAACCACTGAGCTGTTTAGGGTACTTGCTGATGGatgatgggggaaaaaaaacaagtatgaGAGAGGACAGGCGCGGCCAAACAACAACTGCTGAGGGTGAGATTGTTATGCAGCAATGAGCCAAAGGAAGGAATGTTTGCACACACGGTCTGCATGCAGAATAATGTTGCAAGGCGGCTTCCTTCCCCCCTACAGGCATGAGTTTAAGCTCAAGTTCACAACAGGTCCAAGTGTGCCAAAACAAGCACTGGATTGTTCTTCCTTTTTAAGTATTCTCATGGACACTTTGAAATGATCTCACAGGACATCAGCTTGATAAGTCTATGCTCATCACACTATCATGTTCATGTGTGGAGCCGCAGAAGCTCGCTACTAtcagcagaataaaaaacacaaggttGAATGATCTCGTGTGACCTGATAAACGTTCCAAACAAACAATATGTAAAACCCTGAGTGGATAGGATGTTAAGTTATTTGCCTTAGGAGAGGCTGAAGGtaagataaacaaaataaaaaacaaacaaaaataaaatatatttccccagCCTTACACAGGAGAGTTTAAAGCAAATGTAATAAAAGTTTATGAGAGAAAGTGAATGATGAATAACCCTGCATGAAATATC is a genomic window of Notolabrus celidotus isolate fNotCel1 chromosome 8, fNotCel1.pri, whole genome shotgun sequence containing:
- the LOC117817275 gene encoding uncharacterized protein LOC117817275 isoform X1 — translated: MFMWPLQRKISMSFLEGSRGIYRPIMVLFNTPIYNRALQLCWHERSYKSQIALVVGLLKLQQKNQIPSQVTAEDMTSLIFEKSTGNLRERFWEFELEGLDEDEAKPLMKLVWSVNVNNKMRDVENEAKVLLNSQEALPPYFKHPKLLSVVKDYAEILSHRQKEAPSARLLRPQEVVLEVVPKVLQGFWVLPLQPLLNMPSRQLSIMSVGVTKAVMDGVSSTLTTLRHQAIFSRSIRDEMIQSILAKIRVACPYDILVDRIEAFSPVLLNDIVEVAVGQICEMFQSQSCEEPVHLTSTVDPPASTPVQDQFNWALTEEGTSSDEDSAAVSPPPPLPYPAEPPSISVTQKSFANDMTEIEQQTLSQEESYSTVSSPPAPLPPTEPQSKLQAQKDMYEKTVVEKLQALQALNINAHINRVFAAMRDGVFKTNSAETEQRTFSSEADCPGYPYSSVLKNREGKNESQKLTADQIQLHFLLLNLR
- the LOC117817275 gene encoding uncharacterized protein LOC117817275 isoform X2; amino-acid sequence: MSFLEGSRGIYRPIMVLFNTPIYNRALQLCWHERSYKSQIALVVGLLKLQQKNQIPSQVTAEDMTSLIFEKSTGNLRERFWEFELEGLDEDEAKPLMKLVWSVNVNNKMRDVENEAKVLLNSQEALPPYFKHPKLLSVVKDYAEILSHRQKEAPSARLLRPQEVVLEVVPKVLQGFWVLPLQPLLNMPSRQLSIMSVGVTKAVMDGVSSTLTTLRHQAIFSRSIRDEMIQSILAKIRVACPYDILVDRIEAFSPVLLNDIVEVAVGQICEMFQSQSCEEPVHLTSTVDPPASTPVQDQFNWALTEEGTSSDEDSAAVSPPPPLPYPAEPPSISVTQKSFANDMTEIEQQTLSQEESYSTVSSPPAPLPPTEPQSKLQAQKDMYEKTVVEKLQALQALNINAHINRVFAAMRDGVFKTNSAETEQRTFSSEADCPGYPYSSVLKNREGKNESQKLTADQIQLHFLLLNLR